A part of Fundulus heteroclitus isolate FHET01 chromosome 23, MU-UCD_Fhet_4.1, whole genome shotgun sequence genomic DNA contains:
- the bbs12 gene encoding LOW QUALITY PROTEIN: Bardet-Biedl syndrome 12 protein (The sequence of the model RefSeq protein was modified relative to this genomic sequence to represent the inferred CDS: deleted 2 bases in 1 codon) gives MMNSRQHVGLQKVSALAGTLRSSVGPVKSYKFILDEASGESVLVCSCFRIIENLEPRCSVGQLVHETVRAHHKGYRTGSGCLLFIAGAWSRAALACLQRGISVKHIIAAMSEGIDICRNVCTKSSVSLKDLAGMGKRTAAPPRLGLQRSEKPITGASRESAKVHEKCLNARGQRKVRLSRHFCETDDDVSQLPDVAVIAESLSHGCESAMKLAAEAAQMLKDERATHVGDPSFDVSKVTTCALPGLPEECACVVDGCVLLLSDERAAVAHVLKHRPLKVALVTGDLSQTYRHLGFKGLPAARVRERLDSSACGEADEWMEKVLKLLLDLEVKLILTSGLASQKVIQHCCQNNVLVVEQVSSSVLGIIAGSTGAVPVGYATQLTEPCVGSGVTLEIWRDLSGCERTPLTAVNISTGGTGGPVTAVITSRIRGKLQALEDQFWACAHRLHHALKDGALLPGAGATEALCVRQLQKQAECRGVEDKGKTGSAAELYRGLVLQLMAEGLMDYMAAVMVNAGRFSAAEARNFVSENLRDFHSDEIDAGKCLQVVLESGREDGVFSAAKPDEAPTVKIYDNLSVKQEAWTRALDLVFLVLQTDAEIITGTGPETESNLMHL, from the exons ATGATGAACAGTCGACAACATGTTGGACTCCAGAAAGTCTCGGCGCTGGCAGGAACGTTGCGGTCCTCCGTCGGCCCCGTTAAAAGCTACAAGTTCATCCTAGATGAAGCGAGTGGGGAGTcggttctcgtgtgctcgtgctTTCGTATCATTGAGAACCTGGAGCCCAGATGCTCGGTGGGTCAGCTGGTTCACGAGACCGTCCGAGCCCATCACAAAGGGTACCGCACGGGGTCGGGATGCTTGCTGTTCATCGCCGGAGCGTGGAGCCGTGCTGCTTTGGCCTGCCTCCAGAGAGGGATTTCAGTTAAACACATCATCGCAGCCATGTCTGAGGGGATTGATATTTGCCGGAACGTTTGCACGAAATCCTCAGTTTCATTGAAGGACCTCGCAGGAATGGGGAAACGCACTGCCGCACCTCCGCGTTTAGGACTTCAGCGGTCAGAGAAACCCATCACTGGGGCATCCCGAGAGTCAGCGAAGGTTCATGAAAAGTGTCTAAACGCCAGAGGACAGAGAAAGGTTAGGCTCAGTAGACATTTCTGTGAGACGGATGATGACGTCTCACAGCTCCCAGACGTAGCTGTCATCGCTGAGTCTTTGAGCCACGGTTGTGAGAGCGCTATGAAATTAGCCGCTGAAGCTGCTCAGATGCTG AAAGACGAACGAGCGACGCACGTGGGGGATCCCTCGTTTGACGTCTCCAAAGTGACGACCTGCGCTCTTCCCGGGTTACCAGAGGAGTGCGCGTGTGTCGTTGACGGCTGCGTTCTTCTTCTATCTGACGAACGGGCTGCGGTCGCCCACGTGCTAAAACATCGACCCCTGAAGGTTGCTCTTGTTACCGGAGATCTGTCACAGACCTACCGCCATCTTGGCTTCAAAGGCCTCCCGGCGGCCCGTGTGCGTGAGCGCCTGGATTCGTCAGCTTGCGGCGAAgcggatgaatggatggaaaaagTGTTGAAGCTACTTTTGGACCTGGAAGTGAAGCTGATACTGACTTCCGGCCTCGCCAGCCAGAAGGTCATCCAGCACTGCTGCCAAAATAACGTCCTCGTGGTGGAACAAGTCAGCTCTTCGGTTCTGGGGATCATCGCCGGTTCTACTGGAGCCGTCCCAGTGGGCTACGCCACGCAGTTAACCGAGCCTTGTGTCGGCAGTGGCGTTACCCTGGAGATTTGGAGGGACCTCAGCGGCTGCGAGAGGACGCCTTTAACAGCGGTGAACATTTCCACCGGCGGGACGGGTGGACCGGTCACAGCGGTCATAACGAGCCGCATACGTGGCAAGCTGCAGGCGCTGGAGGACCAGTTCTGGGCCTGTGCTCACCGTTTACACCATGCACTGAAAGACGGAGCGCTGCTGCCTGGTGCTGGAGCCACAGAGGCGCTTTGCGTTCGTCAGCTTCAAAAGCAAGCAGAGTGCCGCGGCGTGGAAGACAAAGGCAAAACTGGGTCAGCAGCTGAGCTCTACAGAGGTCTGGTGTTACAGCTCATGGCAGAAGGTCTAATGGATTACATGGCGGCCGTGATGGTCAACGCCGGGAGGTTCTCTGCAGCCGAGGCCAGGAATTTTGTCAGCGAGAACCTGCGTGACTTTCACAGCGACGAGATCGACGCAGGGAAGTGTTTGCAAGTTGTTTTGGAGAGCGGCAGAGAGGATGGCGTTTTCTCTGCAGCGAAACCAGACGAAGCGCCGACTGTGAAAATCTATGATAACCTGAGCGTGAAGCAGGAAGCGTGGACGAGAGCATTAGACCTCGTTTTCCTAGTTCTGCAGACTGACGCAGAGATCATCACAGGAACTGGCCCAGAAACTGAGAGCAATCTGATGCATTTATGA